The Phosphitispora fastidiosa genomic interval TATCGGGATTCCATACATAATCACGGCATGCCCGGTTATTTCCCCGGACGGCAAAGTAGTTGGCGCGATTGCTACAGGGACCACTACTGAAAAAGAAACACTCATCAAGGAAACATCCGGCGCCCTGGCTTCTGCTATCGAACAAATAAATGCGGCTGCCAATGAACTGGTGCGGGAGACAGAGAAGTTTTCAGCCCTTAATGATGACCTGCTGGGTTTTTCTGCCCGGACTCAGGAAGAGGTTGCCAATACCAATGAAGTTATTGAATATATTAAGGATATTGCCGATGAGACAAAGGTTCTCGGTATCAATGCCTCAATTGAGGCTGCCAGGGCGGGGAATTACGGTCTTGGGTTTGGGGTGGTAGCCAAGGAAATTCAGAAACTCTCGGCTAACAGCCTCAAGTCTGTGAAACAAATCGAGAAGACACTCGGTACTATTCAGAGTACGATAGAATTGTTTGTTTCCAAGGTTGGCGAATTCAATAGTGTTGCCCATGCGCAGATGGCGATGACAGAGGAGACCTTTGCCACAATAGATGAACTTAAAAAAATGTCTACTAACCTTACCGAATCAGTTAAAAATATTATCTGAGTATTTTTCTCTATAATGTTTGTATGATAAAATATAAACAGGACAGTATACAACTATATGTGTGAAATTTGCTGCGATTGGCAGCACATGTGATTGAGATTTGCGGGAGGGCTTCTGTTGATAGGTTTTGAAGAAATAAAAAAGGATGCCGAAATAGATTCCTATTTTAAAGCAACAAATGTTTACCTTGCCAATATGGGAGCCATAGTTCATGACTATGAGCATTCCCTTACTGTGGCTGAGAACAGCAGGCGAATTCTGGAGGCTTTGGGATATCCCCAAAGGGAAACAGAGTTGGCGGAAATTGCCGGATATCTGCATGATATTGGGAATGTGATTAACAGGTATGATCATGGCAGAGTCGGGGGCGCCCTGGTATTTTCTTTCCTGCTGCGTATGGGCATGGAACCTGAAGAAATAGCAGTAGTGGTGTCTGCTATAGGAAACCATGAGGAACAAACCGGAAGTCCGGTGAGCAGTGTAGCGGCTGCGGTTATCATTTCAGATAAAGCAGATGTGCACCGGGTGAGGGTCAGGAAAACCGATTTTTCTACGTTTACCACAAGGGACCGGGTGAATTATGCTGTAGAGCACAGCCAGCTAAAGATTGACCTTGATCTCAGGAAGATTACCATGGAACTAACCATCGACCTGGAAATCAGTTCAGTAATGGAGTATTTTGAGATTTTTCTTACCCGGATGGTTTTATGCCGGCGTGCTGCTGCTCACCTGGGGTGTGAGTTTGAACTCCTCATCAATGAGGCCAGGTTTTTATGAGGCAGTATACTGTTTTTTCGACTGAGGCCGGCTGGATGGGGCTGGCGAGTAATGACAAAGGAATCTGCGCTTCTGTTCTGCCCCGGCAGACAGAGACCGAGGCAAGGGACGCGCTTTTTTCCCTGTTAAGGTTCATCCCGGATTTTTCCGGTTCTGCTCTTAAAGAGATGGAAAGGTTGCTGCAGGCTTATTTCAGGGGAGAAGAAGTATGCTTTAATTGTAACCTTGATTGGTCCTGGGCCTCCCCGTTCCAAAAAAGGGTGCTGGAAACTACCGCCCTCATTCCCAGAGGGGCATTTATGACTTATGGGGAGGTTGCTTCCCGGATAGGAATACCCAAAGGGGCGCGGGCCGTGGGAGGAGCGTTGGCAGCCAACCGGATACCTGCCATCATTCCCTGTCACCGGGTTATCGGCGCCAAGGGACGGCTGGGCGGTTTTACCGGGGCTGGGCTGCAGCTTAAAGCACATATGTTAGAAATGGAGGGAGTTAAGCTGAACCTTAGTTCGCTGACACCTGAAAACAAATGAAAAGAAAACAAGGGACATTTCTGTCCCTTGTTTTCTATGTGTGTATTTTTTCTAGTCTGCCCTTAATCCTTGGGGGGAGAGGGCTTTCTTATAATCAAGTTTACCAAAACCTACACATGTAGTAATTACTTTTGCGGTGAAATGCAGAATTTGGGGGTCCAGCGGTCGAAATCGGGGATTGAATCAACTACTCATGTAGTAGAAGGGCGCTGGAATAAAAAAGATTTGAAAATATTAGCGAAACAGGCATAATATACTTTTAATAACAGTAAAAATATATTAATGGAGGAGGGGATGACAGTGCAAATCATGGGGAGACATATTGCTGCCAGGTGGTTTGTAGTTGTTTTCCTCCTGGTTATCTGCCTGTGCACTGTGGGATACTACCTGTTTCCGGCAGCTTCTGACAGACCTCCGCGGGAGGTAATCGGGGAAGCTTTGAAAAACACGGAGAAAGCAAAAGAATATGAGTATACCATCAAAATGTTCACTACCATTGACGGTACTGAAAAGCAGGTCAGCCATGTTGACGGATGGCGTGAAAGCCACGAAAGAATACACATTGGTGGCCGCATTTTTGATTCCGAAGTTGAATTCTATCTGTTTGACAATAATACTTACACCAAAGACCAGTTAACCGGTGAATGGGTTAAGCTAGCCGGAAACCAGCTTAACCAGCAGCAGATTTTCATGGCTGAGTTGAACCCCCTGGCCAGTTTCACATATAAGGAACTGGAAGAAGCAGAATATGAAGGGACCGAAGGGGAGGGACGGGAAAAAAGGCTGGTCTATTCCGCAGTTCCGCTTATTGATAACCCATATATGGAGGTGCTCTGGAAGGATTTCAGGTATAAGTTCTGGCTGGAACCCCGCAGTTATCTTGTCCATAAGGGAGAAGTCACCGCAGTCAGCAAAAACAATTCTGCTGATAAGCTTCGCCTGGTTGTTGAATTGCGGAATTATAACAGTGATATTAAGATAAGGCCTCCTGAAATGAAGAACCAATGAACCGCCCGGGTTGGGCGGATTTTTTTGTTACAGGAATATCTAAACTCTAGAGGAATTTGATGGAATGTGTCGAAATTTTATTGTATAAATTCTATTTCATGAATTATCCGGAGGTAGTATATGAAGGCCATTCAGGAACTGTTGGAAAAACTCAGACAGAACATTCACACTGTTATTGTTGGGAAAACAGAGGTAGTGGAACTTATAATGATTTCTCTTTTATGCCGGGGACATATGCTGCTGGAAGATGTACCGGGAATGGGCAAGACTATGCTGGTGCGAACCCTGGCTAAGTCCCTGGGGTGTGCCTTCAAGAGGATTCAGTTCACTCCTGACCTGCTGCCTTCAGATATCCTGGGAGTTTCCATATATAATCAAAAGACTCATGAATTTGAATTCAGGCCGGGACCGGTAATGGCCCAGATAGTATTGGCAGATGAAATCAACCGGACCTCGCCGCGAACCCAGGCGAGTCTCCTGGAATGCATGGAAGAAGATCAGATTACCATTGACGGGGTCGGTTATAAGCTGCCCAAGCCGTTTTTGATCCTGGCAACACAGAATCCTATCGAATATGAGGGCACATTTCCCCTGCCGGAAGCCCAGATGGACAGATTTCTCATCAAGGCGCACCTGGGTTATCCTTCATATGAAGAAGAAATGGAAATTCTGGACCGCCTGGAAAAAAGGCATCCGATTACTGATATTAAACAGGTATTTGACCTCAGCGAACTGATAAATCTTCAGGAAAAGGTGGCCAATGTCCATATAGACGAGTCCCTTAAGGATTATATTGTCAAAATCGTACAGGTTACCAGACGCCACCCTGAAGTAGCTCTTGGAGCAAGCCCGCGGGGATCTCTGGCTCTGATGAAAACAAGTAAGGCCAAGGCCGGCCTTGCGGGACGGGAGTTTGTTATTCCAGATGATATCAAGTTCCTGGCAGGTTCTACTCTGGCTCACCGGATAGTACTGAAGCCGGAAGCGCATCTTAAGGGGAAGAATGCTGAGGAGATCATAAATGAAGTTTTGACTCAGGTTCCTCTGGATATTTAATCGGCGGTTCTTATGAGTTACTGGAGATTGGTTTTTTTCGGGGTGGGGGTTGCACATGGATATTGGGGCAATTATAAAAGCAGTTATCTGGTTGGGGCTGGTATTCCTTTATGCCTTTGGGGCCGGGGGGAAGGTGCCCTATTTTCTTTTTTACACCAGCCTGGTTATTTTTGCCGCCGGTTTTGTATGGGCGTTTATTAATCGCAGAGTCAGTGCGCTTTGCTATACCGAATCCCTCAGCACCCAGGTAGGTTCAAAGGTGAAATTCACACTAGAGGTTGAGAACCGTTCCGGCTGGCCTGTGCCATGGGTTCAGTGCTGGGTACAGATGCCTGGAACCTTCGACTTGCCTGATAATCTGGGCTGCTATACCTTTTCCCTGAAAGCCCATGAAAAGAAGGTTCTCCATGAAGAACTTGAATGCAGGCAGCGAGGCCGGTTTAGCTGGGGGAGCATACTGGTGCGCACCGGTGATATATTTGGTGTTTTTACCAGCTCACAGCATATGGGAGAAATGAAACAAATAGTTGTTTTGCCTAAAATATATGACCTGGGTGATGACCTGGGGATTATTTACTCACAGGGGTTAGGCTTAAATCGTGGTCTAACCAGGAGGGGACGCAGCGGCAGTGAATTTATGGGAGTTAGAAAATATGACAGCGGTGACGGTATCTCCAGAATCCATTGGAAGGCTTCAGCCAGATCTCAGAACCTGCTGGTAAAGGAATTTGAGGAAAATAACAATTATGGGTTTATCATAATTCTTGATGCCGATGAAAAACATCACAGAGGCAGCGGGCCCGATTGCAGCCTGGAAAAGGCAGTGACTCTTGCGGCCTCGCTGGCGGCTATGGGTTCACGAAACAGTTACGGTACAGGTATTGCTGTATCTGGGTCGCAAATTGCCCGGGTTCCCATCGGGTATGGTAAAGGCCATTTTAATCTGATTCTGGAAACACTGGTCGGCGTCAGGACTGAAGCCGGTCTTGATTGCTGGGAGAGGTTCAGTGACTCTGTTTTCACGGGAAAGCGATGTGGTACATATTTGATAACGGGTTTTATTGATGGCAATCTGGTTGATCGGCTTATCAGGATGAAGCACCGTGGCTGGGAAATTGTTGTTTTTCTATTGAAACTGGAGAGCTTCGGCGGGCGGGACATCACGGCTGAGAACAGGCAGAAAGAAGCGCTTCGCCTGCGGGGCGGGGGCATATCTGTAGTTATGGTGGACAGGCAGACAGACCTGCGTTTGCTGTTTAGGGGGCTGGAGTATGGCAACTGCTAAAGGGGTGAAAGGAACTGCGCTGCTGCCGGTACTGATTTTTGGTTATCTGGAGACTTTGCGCCGGGCGACCTTTCATGGTTTTGGATGGTCCGGAAGCGGGCAGGCTCTAACAATAATAGTAGTGATAGTTTTGCTTTACCAGTTTACGGATTATTTTCAACCCTCAGGAGTCAGGAGGAAGGCCACCGGTACAGCGGCTATCATATACGCTATTCTTGTCTGGTATATCAACCGCTCTAATGAACCCGGAGAAATTTCTAAGGCCGGGGAGCTCTTTTTTGGCCTGCCCAATTTCGGTCTTGGCTCCATCAGTCTTGAATACTACGGAGCCTTCTGTTTTTTCGTGGTTTCATTCTATGCTCTTCTGGTGTTCCTGATAACGGGCTATATTATTGAAAAAAATAACCTGGCAGAGATGTTTTTTTTCGGTATCCTTCTCCTGGGTGTATTAATTATTGTATCAGGGGAAAGTATCACGGGATATGTGATTTTAAATGTTTTTTTCAGTATTGGGCTGAGGAGTCAGGTATACCTGCTGGAGATGGAAAGTGATTTCAGGGTGAGACGGGCTCGGGGATCAGGGCTTAATATCCGCTCATGGAGCTGGATAAGTCTGGCGTTTATTATTCCAGTCGTGTTGGCGGCATCAATGCTCCCGACTGGGAGACCCAGGATAGACCTGGTATCTGCCGGAAACAAGCTGGCCATGGAGGTGACCGGTAAATCTGCAGCCGTAAAACAGGCTGCGGCAGGGAGCTATGATGTATTCTGGGGGCGGCTGCAAAAATTTGACTTAAAAGGCGAGGTAGTGACCGAAACAAGGCCTGTAATGTATGTTAAATCGGAACAGCCGTTTTATTGGCGCGGTGACAGCGCGGATTTCTACACCGGAAAAGGCTGGCGGAATACACTTTTGCCTCGGAGCCTCAATGGTGGCGAAATTTCCAGCCCATATTCGCGAAATGTGTCTGTGGACAAGGTTGAACAGGTATTTGTCCTGGCGCCGGGAGTTACCTCACAGGTAATTTTCAGTCCCGGGCTTGCGGCACAGGTGGAACTGCAGGAAGAAGACATCAGAATTGACACCGGGGGTAATATATATACATCAGGTTTAAATCCCGGAGGCACATACAGGGTGATATCATATATCCCGAAACGTGACGAAGCCCAATTGAAGCGGAGTATTGATGAATACCCTCTTGACATAAAGCAGCTTTACTTGCAGCTTCCTTCAGGCGTTCCGGAACGCGTCGGCACACTGGCCGAAAAACTCACTGCCCATGTCCGGAACCCTTATGACAAGGCGGTCATAATCGAAGACTACCTTTCTTCAAAGTATGCTTATGACCTTTCGGTAAGACCGGCTTCGGGTTCCCGTGATGTAACCGACTATTTTTTGTTTGACCTGCAGAAAGGGTACTGTACGTATCATTCCACCGCTATGGTGGTAATGCTGAGGTCAATCGGGATTCCAGCCAGGTGGGTCAAGGGCTTTACCACAGGTGTTTATAATCCTGAAACGGAGGTATATGAGGTAACCATGGGTGATGCCCATTCCTGGGTGGAGGTTTATTTTGCTGATTATGGCTGGATACCTTTTGAACCGACTCCGTCCTTTGCCCTTACAGGGGTTGGCGGCGCACCCAATGCTGTCCTTGCGGGCGCTGAGACTTCCGGACAGGAAACAGAATTTCAAGGCCTTTCTCCGGAGGAGATATTAAACACCGGAGATGAAGGATTCCCATGGGGGATGGCGCTTGCCCTGGTTATAGTTATTGCCGGTGCTGCTGTGGTGTATTTATTGTGGCGGACCAAAAACATATTTAAGATAGGTACAGGAGACCAGATCAGGGATATG includes:
- a CDS encoding methyl-accepting chemotaxis protein, producing the protein MALKDNKAQIPLEVMEAYQKVASYMGQITFNEISTGITDTEKFIAYYKGTYLDLGIKVGDPVRPGSPAEVAMREKRRVVKNIPSEVIGIPYIITACPVISPDGKVVGAIATGTTTEKETLIKETSGALASAIEQINAAANELVRETEKFSALNDDLLGFSARTQEEVANTNEVIEYIKDIADETKVLGINASIEAARAGNYGLGFGVVAKEIQKLSANSLKSVKQIEKTLGTIQSTIELFVSKVGEFNSVAHAQMAMTEETFATIDELKKMSTNLTESVKNII
- a CDS encoding HD domain-containing protein translates to MLIGFEEIKKDAEIDSYFKATNVYLANMGAIVHDYEHSLTVAENSRRILEALGYPQRETELAEIAGYLHDIGNVINRYDHGRVGGALVFSFLLRMGMEPEEIAVVVSAIGNHEEQTGSPVSSVAAAVIISDKADVHRVRVRKTDFSTFTTRDRVNYAVEHSQLKIDLDLRKITMELTIDLEISSVMEYFEIFLTRMVLCRRAAAHLGCEFELLINEARFL
- a CDS encoding methylated-DNA--[protein]-cysteine S-methyltransferase, with product MRQYTVFSTEAGWMGLASNDKGICASVLPRQTETEARDALFSLLRFIPDFSGSALKEMERLLQAYFRGEEVCFNCNLDWSWASPFQKRVLETTALIPRGAFMTYGEVASRIGIPKGARAVGGALAANRIPAIIPCHRVIGAKGRLGGFTGAGLQLKAHMLEMEGVKLNLSSLTPENK
- a CDS encoding phosphatase PAP2 family protein, with protein sequence MTVQIMGRHIAARWFVVVFLLVICLCTVGYYLFPAASDRPPREVIGEALKNTEKAKEYEYTIKMFTTIDGTEKQVSHVDGWRESHERIHIGGRIFDSEVEFYLFDNNTYTKDQLTGEWVKLAGNQLNQQQIFMAELNPLASFTYKELEEAEYEGTEGEGREKRLVYSAVPLIDNPYMEVLWKDFRYKFWLEPRSYLVHKGEVTAVSKNNSADKLRLVVELRNYNSDIKIRPPEMKNQ
- a CDS encoding AAA family ATPase, with the translated sequence MKAIQELLEKLRQNIHTVIVGKTEVVELIMISLLCRGHMLLEDVPGMGKTMLVRTLAKSLGCAFKRIQFTPDLLPSDILGVSIYNQKTHEFEFRPGPVMAQIVLADEINRTSPRTQASLLECMEEDQITIDGVGYKLPKPFLILATQNPIEYEGTFPLPEAQMDRFLIKAHLGYPSYEEEMEILDRLEKRHPITDIKQVFDLSELINLQEKVANVHIDESLKDYIVKIVQVTRRHPEVALGASPRGSLALMKTSKAKAGLAGREFVIPDDIKFLAGSTLAHRIVLKPEAHLKGKNAEEIINEVLTQVPLDI
- a CDS encoding DUF58 domain-containing protein; its protein translation is MDIGAIIKAVIWLGLVFLYAFGAGGKVPYFLFYTSLVIFAAGFVWAFINRRVSALCYTESLSTQVGSKVKFTLEVENRSGWPVPWVQCWVQMPGTFDLPDNLGCYTFSLKAHEKKVLHEELECRQRGRFSWGSILVRTGDIFGVFTSSQHMGEMKQIVVLPKIYDLGDDLGIIYSQGLGLNRGLTRRGRSGSEFMGVRKYDSGDGISRIHWKASARSQNLLVKEFEENNNYGFIIILDADEKHHRGSGPDCSLEKAVTLAASLAAMGSRNSYGTGIAVSGSQIARVPIGYGKGHFNLILETLVGVRTEAGLDCWERFSDSVFTGKRCGTYLITGFIDGNLVDRLIRMKHRGWEIVVFLLKLESFGGRDITAENRQKEALRLRGGGISVVMVDRQTDLRLLFRGLEYGNC
- a CDS encoding transglutaminase TgpA family protein; translation: MATAKGVKGTALLPVLIFGYLETLRRATFHGFGWSGSGQALTIIVVIVLLYQFTDYFQPSGVRRKATGTAAIIYAILVWYINRSNEPGEISKAGELFFGLPNFGLGSISLEYYGAFCFFVVSFYALLVFLITGYIIEKNNLAEMFFFGILLLGVLIIVSGESITGYVILNVFFSIGLRSQVYLLEMESDFRVRRARGSGLNIRSWSWISLAFIIPVVLAASMLPTGRPRIDLVSAGNKLAMEVTGKSAAVKQAAAGSYDVFWGRLQKFDLKGEVVTETRPVMYVKSEQPFYWRGDSADFYTGKGWRNTLLPRSLNGGEISSPYSRNVSVDKVEQVFVLAPGVTSQVIFSPGLAAQVELQEEDIRIDTGGNIYTSGLNPGGTYRVISYIPKRDEAQLKRSIDEYPLDIKQLYLQLPSGVPERVGTLAEKLTAHVRNPYDKAVIIEDYLSSKYAYDLSVRPASGSRDVTDYFLFDLQKGYCTYHSTAMVVMLRSIGIPARWVKGFTTGVYNPETEVYEVTMGDAHSWVEVYFADYGWIPFEPTPSFALTGVGGAPNAVLAGAETSGQETEFQGLSPEEILNTGDEGFPWGMALALVIVIAGAAVVYLLWRTKNIFKIGTGDQIRDMYISLVEMLKRKGYPRTSSQTPLEYVRGLSDQLPDDYCSIFTVTNAYLTDKYGKGKLSREELEEVRSVWRALVNKWTEKPGD